One Mya arenaria isolate MELC-2E11 chromosome 5, ASM2691426v1 genomic window carries:
- the LOC128235934 gene encoding uncharacterized protein LOC128235934: MIDDTEPLHLKVYVHILVVVNSDASDSLTNEASWVLNLGHYFDTLQISHTSTKVGLSSVIQCTSDSDFSADNSTAVLNPQEPTANTDGNVSITTPCIFPTNSDAITINWYKVFVNKANQAELLDASNADIQSYSETDATGCSTCGTKSAGKMTVGVTYKAPSSNGDEIKLQVEIIHADYTDHLYYTFDQSYYLAAKDYDPNWWTART, from the exons ATGATAGATGACACAGAACCGCTACATTTAAAGGTCTACGTCCACATCCTGGTGGTAGTCAACAGTGATGCCAGTGATAGCCTTACAAATGAAGCCTCATGGGTCTTGAACCTTGGACACTATTTTG ACACGCTACAAATTAGTCACACTTCAACAAAGGTTGGCCTATCTTCTGTTATTCAGTGCACAAGTGACAGCG ACTTCAGTGCAGATAATTCAACTGCTGTTTTGAATCCACAAGAACCTACTGCAAACACGGATGGGAATGTCAGTATTACAACACCTTGCATATTTCCTACAAATTCAGACGCTATTACAATCAACTGGTATAAGGTTTTTGTTAATAAG GCCAACCAGGCCGAGTTGCTAGACGCTAGTAACGCAGACATCCAGTCTTACAGTGAAACAGATGCTACTGGGTGCAGCACTTGCGGTACTAAGTCGGCTGGTAAAATGACTGTTGGGGTGACATACAAAGCCCCTTCTTCAAATGGAGATGAAATCAAACTGCAAGTTGAGATAATTCATGCAGATTATACTGATCACTTATACTACACTTTTGACCAGTCATATTACCTCGCTG CCAAAGACTACGACCCCAATTGGTGGACAGCAAGGACATAG